The stretch of DNA TTTTTCCACCTATTCTCAATTCTAATGTTCCGAGCATGCTGCCTTTTTTAACGGGTGCCACAACTTTCTCAGGTAATTGATAGAACAGTCTCACTTTATCTTCTTCTCCAGGACCTAAAAGCAGTGAAGCCGACATCTGGGGTTTTATAGAAACTTTTTTATGCTGACCATCTTCTACTAAAACAGTTTGAGAAATTATTTTATCTGCCTCTACTAGCTCAGTTGTTTGATACTCATTAAATCCTTTGTCCAGCAAATGCGATGTAATT from SAR324 cluster bacterium encodes:
- a CDS encoding D-alanyl-D-alanine carboxypeptidase, which encodes ITSHLLDKGFNEYQTTELVEADKIISQTVLVEDGQHKKVSIKPQMSASLLLGPGEEDKVRLFYQLPEKVVAPVKKGSMLGTLELRIGGKMMRQIPLVAAEEVPTQSFFASVAESIFNWSERDD